Proteins from one Petrotoga sp. 9PW.55.5.1 genomic window:
- a CDS encoding chemotaxis protein CheA has translation MSNYDVYLNVFLEESKENIQELNDLLLELEKNREDSEILNNIFRIVHTLKGMAGTMEFNSLAKFSHKLENIFDLLRNKKIDLTNHLMDFLFKAADALEESINNIADGGDGEVLEIKELFHLIDNFVDSTTSKDNLEKSKATSNENFNENNNEIYSKIDNETMEVLKKVYNKAKNENLNFLLLKIILVDDVQLKQARAYAIYHKLEENGCEIVYSYPHTEDIEKENFDKELIYGVVTSKGLNEIAELIKKVAEVDSVYIDEFSTMNFELSQKRKEEENEKKLIEEKKEVKLSKTIRVDINKLDELMNLMAELVIARSRIIETLNKYDVKDVDESLTQLSRITLDLQNVVMKIRMVPIAFVFNRFPRLVRDLAKDLGKKINFIIQGEETELDRTVVDEIGDPLIHLLRNSIDHGIEGPHERISKGKPETGLLRLSARHEGNGVVIEIEDDGRGLDKEAIIRKAIEKGLLNSSESSKLNDEEIYNFIFLPGFSTKIKSTELSGRGVGMDVVKNTIENLKGTISLETKKDKGTKISIRLPLTLAIIEALLTTVNDDVYAIPIANIDTTQRITDGELKTVQGQEVFLLRGEVMPVVRLRNLFGYQLQEEDSKEHIVIIKIGNKKYGVVVDRLLGQDDIVIKSLGSLLNNVKEFSGGAILGDGRIALILDVASLL, from the coding sequence ATGTCTAATTATGATGTTTATTTGAACGTTTTTCTTGAGGAGTCCAAAGAAAATATTCAAGAACTTAATGACCTCTTACTCGAACTAGAAAAAAATAGAGAAGATTCAGAAATACTTAATAATATTTTTAGAATAGTTCATACACTCAAGGGTATGGCGGGTACAATGGAATTTAATTCTTTAGCAAAATTCTCGCATAAATTAGAAAACATTTTTGACCTATTAAGAAATAAGAAAATTGACCTCACGAATCATTTGATGGATTTTTTATTTAAGGCAGCTGATGCTCTAGAAGAAAGTATAAATAACATCGCAGATGGTGGAGATGGAGAAGTCCTAGAAATAAAAGAATTATTCCATCTAATTGATAATTTCGTTGATTCGACTACTTCAAAAGATAATTTAGAAAAATCAAAAGCTACATCTAATGAAAATTTTAATGAAAATAATAATGAAATTTATTCAAAAATAGACAATGAAACTATGGAAGTATTAAAGAAAGTATATAATAAGGCTAAAAATGAAAATTTGAACTTTTTATTATTAAAGATCATTTTAGTTGACGATGTACAATTAAAGCAGGCAAGAGCTTATGCTATTTACCATAAATTAGAGGAAAACGGCTGCGAAATAGTATATTCTTACCCTCATACCGAAGACATTGAAAAAGAGAACTTTGATAAAGAGTTAATCTATGGTGTTGTAACTTCTAAAGGTTTGAACGAAATTGCAGAGTTAATAAAAAAAGTTGCAGAGGTAGATTCTGTATATATCGACGAGTTTTCAACAATGAATTTCGAATTGTCCCAAAAAAGAAAAGAGGAAGAAAATGAAAAAAAATTAATTGAAGAAAAGAAAGAAGTAAAACTCTCAAAAACTATCCGTGTTGATATAAATAAACTTGATGAATTAATGAACTTAATGGCAGAACTTGTTATAGCTAGAAGTAGAATCATAGAAACTTTAAATAAATACGACGTGAAAGACGTAGATGAAAGTTTAACTCAACTTTCAAGAATAACTTTGGATCTTCAAAATGTAGTGATGAAGATTAGAATGGTACCAATTGCATTCGTTTTTAACAGATTCCCAAGATTAGTAAGGGATTTAGCAAAAGATTTAGGAAAGAAAATTAATTTCATAATTCAAGGTGAAGAAACAGAATTAGATAGAACTGTTGTCGATGAAATAGGAGACCCACTTATTCATTTATTAAGAAACTCCATAGACCATGGCATAGAAGGCCCTCATGAAAGAATTTCAAAAGGGAAACCTGAAACCGGACTTTTAAGATTATCAGCAAGACATGAAGGTAACGGTGTAGTTATAGAAATAGAAGATGACGGTCGAGGTTTAGATAAAGAGGCTATTATAAGAAAAGCAATAGAAAAAGGGCTTTTAAACTCTTCAGAATCTTCAAAGTTAAATGATGAAGAAATATATAATTTTATATTTCTTCCGGGATTTTCCACTAAAATAAAGTCAACAGAACTCTCGGGCAGAGGGGTGGGAATGGATGTTGTAAAGAATACTATTGAAAATTTGAAAGGAACTATATCTTTAGAAACGAAAAAAGATAAAGGAACAAAAATAAGTATAAGATTACCTCTTACTTTGGCTATAATTGAGGCTCTTTTGACTACCGTAAACGATGACGTATACGCCATTCCAATTGCAAACATTGATACAACTCAAAGAATAACTGACGGAGAATTAAAGACAGTTCAAGGCCAGGAGGTCTTTTTATTAAGAGGAGAGGTTATGCCTGTTGTGCGCTTAAGAAATCTATTTGGTTATCAACTACAAGAGGAAGATTCAAAAGAACATATCGTTATTATAAAAATAGGAAACAAAAAATATGGGGTCGTTGTTGACAGACTATTAGGACAAGATGATATAGTTATTAAATCATTAGGTAGTTTGTTGAATAATGTGAAAGAGTTTAGTGGAGGGGCAATATTAGGTGATGGTAGGATCGCTTTAATCCTAGATGTTGCTTCGTTACTTTAA
- the trmB gene encoding tRNA (guanosine(46)-N7)-methyltransferase TrmB: protein MNSFLGKYQVYPNKIDEYPILWNKFFSNDKKLVVEIGFGGGEFLVELAKAKQDFNYIGIENSLTSCHKIQKKIYRNNLDNVRIIFEDAKFALREFFEDDSVNKVIVNFPCPWPKRKHKKRRLFDDNFIKTLSCVLEKGGEFILTTDVLRYATQVKFDFESDGSFKTSEIVEDFQLPFKTKYQNKWEKEGRKKYLFKAVKSNRKEIKRFLRGANNLPHKKISNPDFTKLKTLVGLKSTLDNSTFIIKDLYTKVNNPEYLLKVFSDDEGFEQSYFISIVKTNNEWLVKLDDIIKVYRTPAVKESVQFIAQEIETDV from the coding sequence TTGAATTCTTTTTTAGGAAAATATCAAGTCTACCCAAATAAAATAGACGAATATCCTATACTATGGAACAAATTTTTTTCAAACGATAAAAAGTTGGTTGTAGAAATTGGTTTTGGCGGTGGAGAATTTTTAGTAGAACTAGCAAAAGCTAAACAAGATTTCAACTACATAGGAATTGAAAATTCATTAACTTCTTGCCATAAAATTCAAAAAAAAATATATAGAAATAATCTAGATAATGTTAGAATAATTTTTGAAGATGCAAAGTTTGCTTTAAGAGAATTTTTTGAAGATGATTCTGTAAATAAAGTGATAGTTAATTTTCCCTGTCCGTGGCCAAAGAGAAAACATAAAAAACGAAGACTTTTTGATGATAATTTTATAAAAACATTGTCTTGCGTACTAGAAAAAGGCGGAGAATTTATTCTAACAACTGATGTTCTTAGGTATGCAACTCAAGTTAAGTTTGATTTTGAAAGCGACGGATCTTTTAAAACAAGTGAAATAGTTGAAGATTTTCAACTTCCCTTCAAGACAAAATACCAAAATAAATGGGAAAAAGAAGGAAGGAAAAAATATTTATTTAAGGCTGTTAAAAGCAATAGAAAAGAAATTAAAAGGTTTTTAAGAGGAGCAAATAATTTGCCACATAAAAAAATATCCAATCCAGATTTTACAAAATTAAAGACTCTAGTTGGTTTAAAGAGCACATTAGATAATTCAACTTTTATTATAAAAGATTTATATACAAAAGTGAATAATCCTGAATATTTATTAAAAGTTTTTTCTGATGATGAAGGATTTGAACAAAGTTATTTTATCTCTATTGTTAAAACTAACAATGAATGGTTAGTGAAACTTGATGATATAATAAAAGTATACAGAACACCAGCAGTAAAAGAATCAGTGCAATTTATAGCCCAGGAGATAGAAACTGATGTCTAA
- a CDS encoding M23 family metallopeptidase has translation MKKFILINFYIFVVAVLMISQLFEPPIKNSYITSSFGEYRNTGPNSHFHLGTDFSTFNRKGEPVYAGASGSVYKVWINDPLYGNAVFLYHESSDLISNYAHLSTFSQKISKYTQLVQNEFGNQRIEIIFPKGEIPVTVNEVIAYSGDTGEALAPHLHFEILKEISEELIHYDPLEFLDYQETRSKSLELIRIRSANKYFEINENGDTLVEYTGFFPRIEVHVREKLGDNSTILPKKVSLYINNILTFKLDFSKIKEEEAYSADIVYGYGSTHSVYWLKMYSDENLTPIVVNDFSAFSNLNSPL, from the coding sequence TTGAAAAAATTTATCCTAATAAATTTTTATATTTTTGTAGTTGCAGTTTTAATGATTTCACAATTATTTGAACCACCAATAAAAAATTCGTATATAACATCATCATTTGGAGAATATAGAAACACAGGTCCAAATTCTCACTTTCATTTGGGAACCGATTTTTCTACATTTAATAGAAAAGGTGAACCAGTTTATGCAGGAGCAAGTGGTTCTGTTTATAAGGTTTGGATTAACGATCCATTATACGGTAACGCTGTTTTTTTGTATCATGAAAGTTCAGATTTAATTAGTAATTATGCTCATTTATCAACTTTCTCACAGAAGATTTCTAAATATACACAACTAGTACAAAATGAATTTGGAAATCAGAGAATTGAAATAATATTTCCCAAAGGAGAGATACCAGTTACTGTAAATGAAGTTATCGCTTATTCTGGCGATACAGGAGAAGCATTAGCTCCTCACTTACATTTTGAAATATTAAAGGAAATTTCGGAGGAATTAATTCATTATGATCCCCTAGAATTTCTTGATTATCAAGAAACTAGAAGTAAATCCTTAGAATTGATAAGAATTAGATCTGCTAATAAATATTTTGAAATAAATGAAAATGGAGATACGTTAGTAGAATACACAGGCTTTTTCCCTAGAATAGAAGTACACGTTAGAGAAAAATTAGGAGATAATTCAACAATTTTACCCAAAAAAGTTTCCCTTTATATCAATAATATTTTAACCTTCAAACTAGATTTCAGCAAAATTAAGGAAGAAGAAGCATACTCAGCAGATATTGTTTATGGATACGGCTCAACTCATAGTGTTTATTGGTTGAAAATGTATTCAGATGAAAATTTAACTCCTATTGTTGTTAATGATTTTTCGGCCTTTTCCAATCTTAATTCTCCACTTTGA
- a CDS encoding NAD(P)H-dependent glycerol-3-phosphate dehydrogenase: MSKITVLGAGSWGTAITKHLNENGHTITVWDRDEDVLKDIKKGKNSRYLANVEIKTERIIVESNINQSLKEAEIIVLAIPVQFIRNILKIIDANNIKKDAIFVNLAKGIEIENLKTPSEIFYEYFPDFKYCTISGPSHAEEVAENVPTSVVVAGKDKSVNQFLQRIFSNRTFRVYSNNDLKGVEISGALKNIYAIGAGIIDGLGKWDNTKAALITRSLVEIIRYASYYGGKKETFMGLAGIGDLVVTCTSPHSRNRYVGEMLEKGKKLQDILNKMPMVAEGVYTAKAVYNDAKSRGIDMPIAFKIYETLYTDLEPKKAIYDLMTRDLKSEFY, encoded by the coding sequence ATGTCTAAAATCACGGTTTTAGGTGCTGGGAGTTGGGGAACAGCTATAACAAAACATTTAAATGAAAATGGCCATACAATAACTGTGTGGGATAGAGATGAAGATGTCCTCAAAGATATAAAAAAGGGTAAAAATTCACGATATTTAGCTAACGTAGAAATAAAAACAGAAAGGATTATAGTTGAATCTAATATAAATCAAAGTTTAAAGGAAGCAGAAATTATAGTATTGGCAATACCCGTCCAATTTATAAGAAATATCTTGAAAATAATAGATGCAAATAATATTAAAAAAGATGCGATCTTTGTCAATTTAGCAAAAGGAATAGAAATAGAAAATCTAAAAACTCCAAGTGAAATATTTTATGAATACTTTCCTGATTTCAAGTATTGTACTATAAGTGGCCCTAGTCACGCAGAAGAAGTTGCTGAAAATGTTCCTACATCGGTCGTAGTTGCTGGCAAAGACAAAAGTGTTAACCAATTTTTACAACGTATTTTTAGCAATAGAACCTTTAGAGTTTATTCCAATAACGATTTAAAAGGCGTTGAAATAAGTGGAGCCCTAAAGAATATATATGCAATTGGCGCAGGTATTATTGATGGCTTAGGTAAATGGGATAATACCAAGGCGGCTCTTATTACTCGTTCTTTAGTAGAAATTATTCGATATGCTTCTTATTATGGAGGCAAAAAAGAAACGTTTATGGGATTAGCAGGAATTGGCGATTTAGTCGTCACTTGTACAAGTCCTCATAGCAGAAATAGATATGTGGGAGAGATGTTGGAAAAAGGTAAAAAATTACAGGATATATTGAATAAGATGCCCATGGTAGCCGAAGGAGTTTATACTGCTAAAGCGGTTTATAATGATGCAAAATCAAGAGGAATTGATATGCCAATTGCTTTCAAAATTTATGAAACATTATATACAGATTTAGAACCTAAAAAGGCAATTTATGATTTGATGACTAGAGATTTAAAATCTGAATTTTATTGA
- a CDS encoding chemotaxis protein CheW, producing the protein MEDVLSFKIINQEYALPIENIESVVDMADITPVPNSEYFIVGLINLRGRIVPVIDLARILELNVGEEHTFENILILNINNEEVGMLVDEVENVISIDPNKLEKIQSKKDIYSEKVKGVIKIQSRLIVYLDLENILNNELSK; encoded by the coding sequence ATGGAAGATGTTCTTTCTTTCAAAATTATTAACCAAGAATATGCTTTACCAATAGAAAACATTGAAAGTGTCGTTGATATGGCTGATATCACCCCTGTACCAAATTCAGAATATTTTATCGTTGGTTTAATTAATCTGAGAGGTAGAATCGTTCCTGTTATAGATTTAGCAAGAATTTTAGAGTTAAATGTTGGAGAGGAACATACTTTTGAGAATATCCTAATTTTAAATATCAACAACGAGGAAGTCGGCATGTTAGTCGATGAGGTTGAAAATGTTATATCTATTGATCCTAACAAGTTAGAAAAAATACAATCGAAAAAGGACATATATTCAGAAAAAGTTAAAGGAGTCATTAAGATACAAAGTAGATTAATTGTATAC
- the metK gene encoding methionine adenosyltransferase, whose amino-acid sequence MKRKLFTSESVTEGHPDKICDQVSDAVLDSILEKESEDNRINARCAVETLVTRGLVVVTGEVRTTAYIDVPTLVRNTILDIGYNRAKFGFDGETCAVVTSIEEQSPDIALGVDKSLEVKSKEKDQDPYEKIGAGDQGIMFGYATNETDVYMPLPIVLAHRLSKKLTDVRKSNELEFLRPDGKTQVTVEYDENNNPIAIETVLISTQHSPEISRNELEETIKKYVIEPVIPENLMTKHTKILINPTGRFVIGGPQADTGLTGRKIIVDTYGGWAPHGGGAFSGKDPTKVDRSATYMARYVAKNLVASGAADEVLIQLSYAIGVAEPVSINIDTKGTAKVDEEKLYKIVREIFDFRPAAIIEKLNLLQPIYKKTAAYGHFGRNDIEFPWERLDKVRELKVALGL is encoded by the coding sequence GTGAAAAGAAAGCTTTTTACCAGTGAAAGTGTTACAGAAGGACATCCTGACAAAATATGTGATCAGGTCTCAGATGCTGTACTAGATTCTATACTAGAGAAAGAATCAGAAGATAATAGAATAAATGCAAGATGTGCTGTAGAAACTTTAGTAACTAGAGGTTTGGTTGTAGTAACTGGAGAAGTAAGAACAACCGCTTACATAGATGTACCTACTTTAGTTAGAAATACTATTTTAGATATTGGTTATAACAGGGCTAAGTTTGGATTTGATGGAGAAACTTGCGCCGTCGTTACTTCAATCGAAGAACAATCCCCAGACATAGCTTTAGGAGTGGATAAATCTTTAGAAGTGAAATCTAAAGAAAAAGATCAAGACCCATATGAAAAAATAGGAGCTGGAGATCAAGGTATAATGTTTGGTTATGCAACCAACGAAACTGATGTTTATATGCCTTTACCCATAGTTCTGGCTCACCGATTATCTAAGAAATTGACAGATGTTAGAAAATCAAACGAATTGGAATTTTTGAGGCCAGATGGAAAAACTCAGGTTACAGTAGAATATGATGAAAATAATAATCCAATTGCTATAGAAACTGTTCTCATTTCAACACAACACTCTCCTGAAATTTCTAGGAATGAGTTAGAAGAAACTATAAAAAAATACGTTATTGAACCCGTTATACCTGAAAATCTAATGACAAAGCATACAAAAATTCTTATTAATCCTACCGGAAGGTTTGTAATTGGTGGACCTCAGGCAGACACTGGTTTAACTGGAAGAAAGATAATCGTTGATACTTATGGAGGTTGGGCTCCACACGGTGGAGGTGCTTTCTCAGGCAAAGATCCAACCAAAGTCGACAGATCAGCGACTTATATGGCAAGATACGTAGCCAAAAATCTTGTAGCAAGTGGTGCAGCTGATGAAGTATTAATTCAGCTTTCTTATGCTATAGGTGTTGCGGAACCAGTATCTATTAACATCGACACCAAAGGCACTGCGAAAGTAGATGAAGAAAAACTATATAAAATTGTTAGAGAAATATTTGATTTTCGACCCGCAGCTATCATTGAAAAACTCAATCTTTTACAGCCTATATACAAAAAAACTGCTGCTTATGGCCATTTTGGCAGGAATGATATAGAGTTCCCTTGGGAAAGGTTAGACAAGGTAAGGGAGTTAAAAGTTGCTTTAGGTTTATAG
- the rpsT gene encoding 30S ribosomal protein S20 — MPNKKSAEKRVKQSAKRRQRNKGYQKRIKEISKEIEKKIKENAEREELLQLLSKAFKVIDTAKSNGAVHRNYAARKKSKLHFKVKKYLGEVLEEEVSAAE; from the coding sequence TTGCCAAATAAAAAATCTGCTGAAAAAAGGGTAAAACAATCTGCAAAAAGAAGGCAAAGAAACAAAGGGTATCAAAAAAGGATAAAAGAAATTTCTAAAGAAATTGAAAAAAAGATTAAAGAAAATGCAGAAAGAGAAGAACTTCTTCAATTGCTAAGTAAAGCATTCAAAGTAATAGACACAGCTAAATCAAATGGAGCTGTTCATAGAAACTATGCCGCAAGGAAAAAATCCAAACTACATTTCAAGGTAAAAAAGTATTTGGGTGAAGTGTTAGAAGAAGAAGTTTCAGCCGCTGAATAA
- the hfq gene encoding RNA chaperone Hfq: protein MSEKFNLQDRFLNILRINKIEVKIYLEGGFQTSGVVRSFDDYTILLEKSGEQSLVYKHAVKMMVPSKYIKLFQDQPSKEA from the coding sequence ATGTCAGAAAAATTCAATTTACAAGATCGTTTTCTAAACATTCTTAGAATAAATAAGATCGAAGTAAAAATTTATTTGGAGGGGGGATTTCAAACTAGTGGAGTAGTTAGATCATTTGATGATTATACTATACTTTTAGAAAAAAGTGGTGAACAATCATTGGTCTATAAGCATGCTGTAAAGATGATGGTTCCTTCTAAATATATAAAACTGTTTCAAGATCAGCCTTCAAAAGAAGCTTGA
- a CDS encoding nicotinamide-nucleotide amidohydrolase family protein, with protein sequence MKVSIIATGNELTEGLILDRNSKYIAEKLKDLGYDTIKISNIKDDLSLINLTILESLQISYIILVTGGLGPTQDDLTVQALSESLNIPTFFDEGIYKSIQDYYYKKTKKDLDILKKQSYVLKGAKILNNPIGSAPGQKIDYKGKIIYLLPGPFNEMKSIFDISIYPELKNIAKKEFKEYALYFYGLTEAEFMDQVSSLLENIDYSTKIEEYVGPSLRIRINKNEDRENIKNEIISRFQKYYIGSKKLEIQVFEELLKSSKTISFAESCTGGMISSTLVANSGSSKVFKGSVIAYSNELKTKLLAVQKETLQIKGAVSEETSKEMAYGLKSLINNCDIYVSVTGIAGPEGGTSEKPVGTVCFGFLHHNEFFSLKKVFSGDREDIRKRATYFALWNVLKIIRNENLA encoded by the coding sequence TTGAAAGTTTCTATAATTGCTACTGGAAATGAACTTACTGAAGGTCTTATACTAGATAGAAATTCTAAATATATAGCAGAAAAACTAAAGGATCTTGGTTATGATACTATAAAAATTTCAAATATAAAAGATGATTTGAGCCTGATAAACTTAACTATCCTTGAATCCTTACAGATTTCTTATATAATATTAGTTACTGGAGGTTTAGGACCTACTCAAGATGATTTAACAGTACAAGCCCTTTCTGAATCTTTAAATATACCAACTTTTTTTGATGAAGGTATTTATAAAAGTATTCAAGATTATTATTATAAAAAAACAAAAAAAGATTTGGATATCTTAAAAAAACAAAGCTATGTTTTAAAGGGTGCAAAAATCCTTAATAACCCTATTGGAAGTGCTCCGGGCCAAAAAATAGATTACAAAGGTAAAATAATTTATTTGCTTCCAGGTCCTTTTAATGAAATGAAATCGATATTTGATATCTCCATATACCCAGAATTAAAAAATATTGCGAAGAAAGAATTTAAAGAGTATGCCCTCTATTTTTATGGGTTAACTGAGGCTGAATTTATGGATCAAGTTTCAAGTCTTTTAGAAAACATTGATTATTCCACAAAAATAGAAGAATATGTAGGACCAAGCTTAAGAATTAGGATAAACAAGAATGAAGATAGAGAAAATATAAAAAATGAGATAATATCAAGATTTCAAAAATATTATATAGGTTCTAAAAAATTAGAGATTCAAGTTTTTGAAGAATTATTAAAATCATCCAAAACTATTTCCTTTGCTGAATCATGCACAGGAGGAATGATTTCCAGTACTTTAGTTGCTAATTCTGGTTCCTCGAAAGTTTTTAAAGGCTCTGTAATTGCTTACTCAAACGAATTAAAAACTAAATTATTGGCTGTTCAAAAAGAAACCCTCCAAATAAAAGGGGCTGTGAGTGAAGAAACATCAAAGGAAATGGCTTATGGTTTGAAAAGTTTAATAAATAATTGTGATATTTATGTTTCTGTAACTGGGATTGCTGGGCCAGAAGGTGGAACATCTGAAAAACCAGTAGGGACTGTTTGCTTTGGTTTTTTGCATCATAACGAATTTTTCTCTTTAAAAAAAGTATTTTCTGGAGATAGAGAAGATATAAGGAAAAGGGCTACTTACTTTGCTTTATGGAATGTTTTGAAAATAATTAGAAATGAGAACTTAGCTTAG
- the nth gene encoding endonuclease III, with translation MERNIENEAKLIIENFPRVISEKDPYKVLVQTILSQRTKDVNTIKASLNLFSKYTNVFEISKLSPQDIYDLIKPAGMYKQKSQRIIELSKIIVHEYSGKVPNTLEDLLNLPGVGRKTANIVLNVSFGIAALAVDTHVHRISNRLGWVKTKTPEKTEFELMKILPKKLWGPINGSMVNFGQEICRPISPKCSLCLLRKFCPSRKIR, from the coding sequence ATGGAAAGAAATATTGAAAACGAGGCAAAACTAATTATAGAAAACTTTCCACGAGTTATTTCAGAAAAAGATCCGTACAAAGTTCTTGTTCAGACTATACTATCTCAAAGAACAAAAGATGTGAACACTATAAAGGCTTCACTTAATCTTTTTTCCAAATACACAAATGTTTTTGAAATTTCCAAATTAAGCCCTCAAGATATTTACGATCTGATTAAACCTGCTGGTATGTATAAACAAAAATCTCAAAGGATTATTGAGCTTTCAAAAATTATAGTACATGAATATTCAGGAAAGGTTCCGAATACATTAGAAGATTTATTAAACCTTCCCGGTGTTGGAAGGAAAACAGCAAATATTGTTTTGAATGTGTCTTTTGGGATAGCTGCACTTGCTGTTGATACCCATGTTCATAGAATCTCTAACAGGTTGGGGTGGGTTAAAACAAAAACTCCTGAAAAAACGGAATTTGAATTAATGAAAATTCTGCCTAAAAAACTCTGGGGACCAATTAATGGATCAATGGTAAATTTTGGGCAAGAAATTTGTAGACCCATTTCTCCCAAATGTTCTTTATGCCTCTTAAGAAAATTTTGCCCATCAAGAAAAATTCGATAA